From the genome of Nicotiana sylvestris chromosome 2, ASM39365v2, whole genome shotgun sequence, one region includes:
- the LOC138885930 gene encoding uncharacterized protein translates to MCEEIARTRANGQDGRPPLPPTEATRGRGCGRGRGRGRGRGRAAGAASVDPPVAPAQDQAPAAETPAAPAQAPAVPIVIPGLQEALAQILTVCTGLAQAVSATTTAVTSQARGGNQTPAARTPEPVVQGLQTPEALPVQQVAPVQPVAPVQDNMVPVMPDDEQRRLERFSRLEPPTFSGAQGEDAQGFLDKCRRMLRTTRILEASGVSFTTFQFSGEAFTWWEAYERRRPVGSAPLSWQEFSTLFLEKWVPRSQREEMRRQFEYLRQGDMTVSQYEVRFSELARYAPWMVPTDRERIRRFVDGLNYPIRILMARERILSHTFEDAVDVSRDIETDRRLEREEREAKRPRGPTSHSGAPSRGQFQ, encoded by the exons ATgtgcgaagag atagCAAGAACACGCGCTAATGGacaggacggacgaccaccatTGCCACctactgaggccaccagaggccgtggatgcggtcgtggtcgaGGTCGTGGTCGTGGTCGAGGTAGAGCCGCAGGGGCAGCATCTGTAGACCCACCAGTTGCCCCggctcaggatcaggctccagctgcAGAGACTCCAGCAGCAcctgctcaggcaccagctgtgcctattgttattccgggtcttcaggaggccctggctcagattctgacagtttgcactggcctggctcaggcagtttcagccaccactACAGCAGTTACTTCACAAGcaaggggaggcaatcagacccccgctgctcgcacacctgagccaGTAGTGCAGGGATTACAGACACCAGAGGCACTACCAGTACAACAGGTTGCCCCAGTTCAGCCGGTTGCACCGGTTCAGGATAATATGGTCCCAGTTATGCcagacgatgagcagcgtcgtcttgagagattCAGCAGACTTGaacctcctactttcagtggtgctcagggcgaggatgcccaaggttttcttgacaagtgtagACGTATGCTAAGGACAACAAGGATCTTGGAGGCTAGCGGTGTAtcctttactacttttcagttctcaGGTGaagctttcacttggtgggaggcatatgagcgACGTAGACCGGTAGGTTCAGCGCCCTTGTcctggcaggagttctccactctctttctggagaagtgggTACCGCGATCTCAGAGAGAGGAgatgcgcaggcagtttgagtatcTTCGTCAGGGAGATATGACCGTATCTCAGTATGAGGTGAGGTTCTCGGAGCTGGCTCGTTATGCTCCATGGATGGTCCCGACTGATCGggaaaggattaggaggttcgtggATGGGCTTAATTATCCCATTCGTATTCTGATGGCTCGAGAAAGGATTCTGAGCCATACTTTTGAGGATGCAGTAGATGTTTCTCGCGACATTGAGACGGATCGTCGTCTAGAGAGAGAGGAgcgggaggctaagaggcctcgtggaCCAACTAGTCATAGTGGTGCTCCGTCTAGGGGCCAGTTTCAGTAG